Proteins from one Deinococcus sp. AB2017081 genomic window:
- a CDS encoding amidase family protein codes for MTSAPESGVVLALDATDLAAALQRGDFTAATATEVYLRRIERLNPSLHAVITVNPQAAADAADLDRLPAEQRGPLHGVPMLIKDNIDVAGLPTTAGSVLMARHVPQHDAPVVARLRAAGAVILGKANLTEWANFMTVGMANGYSSHGGQTVNPWRAGLDTGGSSSGSGVGVAARLCAAAIGTETSGSIVSPAHQNGVVGLKPSMGLVPRTGIVPISASQDTAGPITRSVRDAALLLGVIQGLDDRDPATQAAPTPGTLPGTLAGTVVGVIRDEPHVSPADQTALDAAVAALEAAGATVQDVTFPTRTELGAAGWMLDVLVYEFQRDLNGYLGGVTDGPRSLQAVIDGNDAAADTALRYGQTLLHAAQGTRGDASEAHHHRSRARDLDLSRDRGLDPLFASGVHVVLFPGIHGCPLAAKAGYPSLALPTRPQDGAPAGVLLVGPAGRDHPLLTLGAQLSDELGGVTLPDV; via the coding sequence GTGACTTCTGCTCCCGAATCCGGTGTGGTGCTGGCTCTCGACGCGACGGATCTCGCGGCGGCTCTCCAGCGTGGCGACTTCACGGCGGCCACCGCGACCGAGGTGTACCTGCGGCGTATCGAGCGCCTCAACCCGTCCCTGCATGCTGTCATCACCGTGAACCCGCAGGCGGCGGCCGACGCTGCCGACCTCGACCGCCTGCCGGCGGAGCAGCGCGGCCCCCTGCACGGCGTTCCGATGCTGATCAAGGACAACATCGATGTGGCCGGGCTGCCCACCACGGCCGGCAGCGTGCTGATGGCGCGGCATGTCCCCCAGCACGACGCGCCGGTGGTTGCGCGGCTGCGGGCGGCCGGTGCGGTGATCCTGGGCAAGGCCAACCTGACCGAATGGGCCAATTTCATGACGGTCGGCATGGCCAACGGGTATTCCTCACACGGCGGGCAGACCGTGAACCCGTGGCGGGCCGGGCTGGACACCGGTGGCAGCAGCAGCGGCAGCGGCGTGGGAGTGGCGGCCCGGCTGTGCGCCGCCGCGATCGGCACCGAGACCAGCGGCAGTATCGTCAGTCCCGCGCACCAGAACGGCGTGGTCGGGCTCAAGCCGAGCATGGGACTGGTGCCGCGCACCGGAATAGTTCCCATCAGCGCATCCCAGGACACGGCTGGCCCGATCACCCGCAGCGTCCGCGACGCCGCCCTGCTCCTGGGCGTGATCCAGGGGCTGGACGACCGCGATCCAGCCACGCAGGCCGCGCCGACTCCGGGCACGCTGCCCGGCACCCTGGCGGGCACGGTCGTCGGTGTAATCCGCGACGAACCGCACGTGTCTCCGGCCGATCAGACGGCTCTGGACGCGGCGGTGGCCGCGCTGGAGGCGGCCGGAGCCACGGTGCAGGACGTGACGTTTCCCACGCGCACCGAACTCGGCGCGGCCGGGTGGATGCTTGATGTCCTCGTCTATGAGTTCCAGCGTGACCTGAATGGCTACCTGGGGGGCGTGACCGACGGCCCCCGCAGCCTCCAGGCCGTGATCGACGGCAATGACGCTGCTGCAGACACGGCCCTGCGGTACGGGCAGACCCTCCTGCACGCGGCCCAGGGCACCCGTGGCGATGCGAGCGAGGCGCACCATCACCGCTCTCGGGCCCGAGACCTGGATCTCAGCCGTGACCGGGGCCTTGATCCGCTGTTCGCCTCGGGCGTTCACGTGGTGCTGTTCCCTGGGATCCATGGCTGCCCGCTGGCGGCCAAGGCCGGGTATCCCAGCCTGGCCCTGCCCACCCGGCCACAGGACGGCGCGCCCGCCGGTGTCCTGCTGGTCGGTCCGGCCGGCCGTGACCACCCCCTGTTGACGCTGGGTGCCCAGCTGAGTGACGAACTCGGGGGGGTCACGCTTCCGGACGTGTGA
- the serA gene encoding phosphoglycerate dehydrogenase, whose amino-acid sequence MTAPAPTAGTPPATTPLRVLICDEMNPGNLEHAGFQIDYHGNMDRAETLRRLPEYDALITRSRTKVDRELIDAAGPRLKVIGRGGVGVDNIDLDYASLRGLLVLNAPESNNVSAAELALMHLMAAARGLTGSDARTRAGTWDRKFLGIELKDKTLGIVGLGRIGSIVADRAQGLRLHVVAYDPHVPESKFERLGVTRAATLDELLTQVDFLTVHTPLTEETTGMIGERELALLKKDAIVVNAARGGIVEERALVAALQSGHLFGAGVDVFVEEPPTPDHVFLQAPNLGITAHLGANTREAQERVGAEIVSRVLDALKGDVSKGAVNAPALDAKTMEALGGYLTLGEKLGRILAQLLPGAHDVEVTFRGEFPADPAPVVTSALVGYLSGSTDERPNMINARALARERGLNLAVREQADSPDYQTEVIVKVTSHAGDRDRTRTVGGTVFGKSPRLTRLRDFRVELEPEGYILIASNEDKPGAVAKLSTLLGTWGVNIAGMALGRAQKGGQALFTLTLDDSLSAEQLQAIRELDVIESAYLVRA is encoded by the coding sequence ATGACCGCACCCGCTCCGACTGCTGGCACGCCTCCGGCCACCACGCCCCTGCGCGTGCTGATCTGCGACGAGATGAATCCCGGCAACCTCGAGCACGCCGGCTTCCAGATCGACTACCACGGCAACATGGACCGTGCCGAGACGCTGCGCCGGCTGCCCGAGTACGACGCCCTGATCACCCGCAGCCGCACCAAGGTCGACCGGGAACTCATCGACGCCGCCGGCCCCCGCCTGAAGGTGATCGGACGCGGCGGCGTCGGCGTGGACAACATCGACCTCGACTACGCCAGCCTGCGCGGCCTGCTCGTGCTGAACGCCCCTGAAAGCAACAACGTCTCGGCCGCCGAACTGGCCCTGATGCACCTGATGGCCGCCGCCCGTGGCCTGACCGGCAGCGACGCCCGCACCCGCGCCGGCACGTGGGATCGGAAGTTCCTGGGAATCGAACTCAAGGACAAGACGCTCGGCATCGTCGGCCTGGGGCGCATCGGCTCGATCGTGGCCGACCGGGCCCAGGGCCTGCGCCTCCATGTGGTCGCCTACGATCCCCACGTGCCCGAGAGCAAGTTCGAGCGTCTGGGCGTAACCCGCGCCGCCACGCTGGACGAGCTGCTGACCCAGGTGGATTTCCTGACGGTGCACACCCCCCTGACCGAGGAAACCACCGGCATGATCGGCGAACGGGAACTGGCCCTGCTGAAGAAGGATGCCATCGTCGTGAACGCGGCGCGGGGCGGCATCGTCGAGGAGCGGGCCCTGGTGGCCGCGCTCCAGTCCGGTCACCTCTTCGGCGCGGGCGTTGACGTGTTCGTCGAGGAACCGCCCACCCCGGATCACGTGTTCCTCCAGGCCCCGAACCTGGGCATCACCGCCCACCTGGGGGCCAACACCCGCGAGGCCCAGGAGCGCGTCGGCGCGGAGATCGTGTCGCGTGTGCTCGACGCCCTGAAGGGTGACGTGAGCAAGGGAGCCGTGAACGCCCCCGCGCTGGACGCCAAGACCATGGAGGCGCTGGGCGGCTACCTGACCCTGGGCGAGAAGCTGGGCCGCATCCTGGCGCAGCTGCTCCCCGGTGCCCACGACGTCGAGGTCACGTTCCGGGGCGAGTTCCCGGCCGATCCTGCCCCGGTGGTCACCTCCGCCCTGGTCGGCTACCTGAGCGGCAGCACCGACGAGCGTCCGAACATGATCAATGCCCGCGCGCTGGCCCGCGAGCGTGGCCTGAACCTCGCCGTGCGCGAGCAGGCCGACAGCCCGGATTACCAGACCGAGGTGATCGTGAAGGTCACCAGCCATGCCGGCGACCGCGACCGCACCCGCACGGTGGGCGGCACCGTGTTCGGCAAGAGCCCGCGCCTGACCCGCCTGCGGGACTTCCGCGTGGAGCTGGAACCCGAGGGCTACATCCTGATCGCCAGCAACGAGGACAAGCCCGGCGCCGTCGCCAAGCTCTCGACCCTGCTGGGCACGTGGGGCGTGAACATCGCCGGCATGGCGCTGGGCCGCGCCCAGAAGGGCGGTCAGGCCCTGTTCACCCTGACCCTGGACGACAGCCTGAGTGCCGAGCAGCTTCAGGCCATCCGCGAACTCGACGTGATCGAGAGCGCGTACCTCGTCCGGGCCTGA